A single window of Nasonia vitripennis strain AsymCx chromosome 4, Nvit_psr_1.1, whole genome shotgun sequence DNA harbors:
- the LOC100117034 gene encoding NFX1-type zinc finger-containing protein 1 isoform X1, which yields MIILLLLLGIVFVFWHYSEEEADRECAQKVLLCTEDSDKGTIMQRPPNRPPNRPNNGNNRNENLRDPGRNVNLANNYASLQYPNLTDQRLRLPELIGHQNLINYHQLGQQGGINQNNEGQRQRHVGINQNDQGVQRRDGNVNQNNQEQYGRGRHNNPNNQRQQRRDGINNQPYQGQQRRAGINNQPYQRQQRREGNENNNGQHQRREENQNNNGQYQRRESNGSQQNQGQRRQSSYNRSERNNQSSRKYFTFTYLDDLSKKNSDDVTAAIVNHKDEFEKFLNDDIRPDMFVLTLRVLTNICQANFTEMVTSVLSNACSPKFLSSLQNFLNKLPFETVMEKQNNRLYHNDKNKFWSNLAQFFKKLIELMPTKARDELTIVLEKLPKMLPNIEAEQNFKVEESIRNSLMNMSEDLKEEIKRIKIKNKVSEVRPDEQLVEGDPPEDFRLLSVIPTIQDLQNTAPFYRKCRVENAYDSVEHYLDVQFRLLREDFISPLRSGIQEYLHGSQKNRNSDVRVYKKVNLKAPDVKEKNVGIELNFGTIKGINWKRTKRFMYGGLLLLSSDNFRTVLFVTIIDRNDNQLEKGCFLVEPCRGTNITREMYDIDFVMLESKIYFEPYLAVLTALQQMNEDNFPMEPYLVKGDRNSRPPRYLTSNYSTTLKYKNMLLPIAQGQPWPPAQQLGLDESQYQAFRCALTQDFAVIQGPPGTGKTFIALEIVSTLLSNHEHWKRFGPIVVVCLTNHALDQFLEGILIFTDSIVRVGSRSKSEKMKKYTLMERRKIVSTPKHSDARAVMYETKHELETVLSSMKKARLNVQLLETPYAIVPLACLVNYLGEEVLRFSSNEEFVKWLLGEEIVQNLRFKKPVEPAKTVQEQLDDGPGYYDDDENHMDNDLELNYDFKVDDNFDPIFPIESINAKFEKTREDIEEYTRMAAENKDLQFDPTPEWREMCMTLTNQRLRLQQYLAQHPLLGARRDRGRNITNDSNWRTYWQWVLISHQSAMDELAKLEREYHHLNLRLNEVKQYVDLDVLKEHLIVGLTTNGAAKLHLSLRALRAPIVLVEEAAEILEGHVVCSMTKHCQHAILIGDHKQLRPKSSVYKLGKDFNLNISLFERMVKTRGDCTQLAHQHRMRPEFAKLITPSIYDTLYNHESVFNRDNIKGVVKNLFFLHHENHESSHNNEESYANQHECVFLVAFATYLIKQGYNPSEITILCTYTGQLFALMKETGRYTILKQMRVTTVDNYQGEENKIILLSLVRNNGEGNTGFLKEENRVCVALSRARDGMYIMGNMNDLVVKNTIWPKIKKVLEEENAIGNALELRCQIHPQQITQIKDLQDFQKCPEGGCSKKCDLPLSCGHICTSVCHILDREHKEYSCKQPCTIKCPNNHLCPLRCYQGCKPCKVKVRRKLRCGHTMEMLCSTDPETFACTFVIDAILPDCNHAIKKPCYLPIKDAVCTHPCEENRLPCGHVCELKCHVTKDPEHLQYKCYRECPRMYGNCEKNHRCKKLCHEPCGPCPILVEKTRSCRHFYKQFVCSNNVEDIKCERPCTRPRTCGHKCLYKCCEPCLNCQYKVIKRSSCGHDVEVKCCEEASPSKCSKKCTKLLNCGHPCSNRCKDACTTDCQAKVKLRNPGLCGHVLEVPCYLQSTDPKSQELLKYCTASCTEELECKHLCKGTCGACKQGRLHISCAEPCNNILICGHQCEVPCRLECQPCKKKCELKCRHSKCSQKCGMPCTPCKEKCDWGCEHRRCSKQCSEPCNIEPCNEPCKKLLKCGHPCVGFCGDPCPPLCRICNKDDLTELFFGDEDEEDARFVYLEDCNHCIESEGLTKWVTKFSEFVQMKVCPKCKTPIRKCMRLMNQIKSDLRDVMSIKEKNFSHNQKNLETKQLEHIATLRMMSADRFLPEFPSLKEYLSDLWNRGIPVQNQKKQVLNGQEIETFRIVLDIISRIFKILSHVKNRNASVYQYVKQQVNMLVESLPKNWQITRQSIKDTESELLRLNYLVELCKEDYIYSTLINKREFRTTLSKLLSIHRFTNKLEDEVKKEIKSLMHLFSTELKIEREMIVKAMGFKQGHWFKCPNGHFYTIGECGGAMQQSKCFECGAAIGGSQHRLLSDNRLASEIDGATRSAWPGNYP from the exons atgaTTATTTTGCTGCTTTTACTTGGTATCGTCTTTGTGTTCTGGCACTATTCCGAAGAAGAAGCTGATCGCGAATGTGCTCAAAAAGTGCTTTTATGTACAGAGGACAGTGATAAAGGGACGATCATGCAGAGGCCGCCAAATCGACCGCCAAACCGGCCAAATAatg ggAACAATCGTAATGAAAATCTAAGAGACCCTGGGAGAAATGTCAACCTAGCTAATAACTATGCCAGTCTACAGTATCCAAATTT AACGGATCAGCGATTAAGACTACCAGAACTGATTGGACATCAAAActtaat AAATTACCATCAACTTGGTCAGCAAGGTGgtattaatcaaaataatgaAGGACAGCGTCAAAGACATGTTGGTATCAACCAAAATGATCAAGGAGTGCAAAGAAGAGATGGCAACGTGAATCAGAATAATCAAGAACAGTATGGGAGAGGAAGACATAACAATCCAAATAACCAAAGACAGCAACGAAGAGATGGTATAAATAACCAGCCTTATCAAGGACAGCAAAGAAGAGCTGGTATAAATAATCAGCCTTATCAAAGACAGCAAAGAAGAGaaggaaatgaaaataataatggaCAGCATcaaagaagagaagaaaatcaaaataataatggaCAGTATCAAAGAAGAGAAAGCAATGGTAGTCAACAAAATCAAGGACAAAGGAGACAAAGCAGTTACAATAGATCCGAAAGAAATAATCAATCCAGTAGAAAGTATTTTACCTTTACATATTTAGATGACTTGAGTAAGAAAAATAGTGATGATGTAACTGCAGCAATAGTAAATCATAAAGATgaatttgaaaagtttttaaatgatgACATTAGACCAGATATGTTTGTGCTGACATTACGAGTTTTGACCAATATTTGCCAAGCCAATTTTACTGAAATGGTAACGAGCGTTCTGAGCAATGCTTGTTCTCCCAAATTCTTAAGCAGTTTGCAAAACTTCCTCAATAAATTGCCCTTTGAGACAGTaatggaaaaacaaaataacagaTTATATcataatgataaaaataaattctggtCTAACTTAGCTCAAttcttcaaaaaattaattgaactTATGCCTACAAAAGCTCGAGATGAATTGACAATCGTCTTGGAGAAATTACCCAAGATGTTACCAAATATTGAAGCGGAGCAAAATTTTAAAGTTGAGGAAAGTATTAGAAACTCTTTGATGAACATGTCTGAAGATTTAAAAGAAGAAATAAAgagaattaaaataaagaataaagTCAGCGAGGTTCGTCCGGATGAACAATTGGTTGAAGGGGATCCACCTGAAGACTTCAGACTCTTAAGTGTTATACCAACAATACAAGATTTACAAAACACAGCGCCATTCTACCGCAAATGTAGAGTAGAAAATGCTTACGATTCGGTTGAGCATTACTTGGATGTTCAATTTCGTTTGTTGAGAGAAGATTTTATCTCTCCTTTGCGTAGTGGAATACAAGAATATCTGCATGGTTCTCAAAAAAATCGCAACAGCGATGTTCGCGtctataaaaaagtaaatttaaaagcTCCTGATGTTAAAGAGAAGAATGTCGGAATCGAATTAAATTTCGGGACAATAAAAGGCATAAATTGGAAACGCACAAAACGTTTTATGTATGGCGGTCTGTTGCTCTTAAGTAGCGACAATTTTAGAACTGTCCTCTTTGTTACTATCATTGATCGTAATGATAATCAACTCGAGAAGGGTTGCTTTCTTGTGGAGCCTTGTAGAGGAACAAACATAACTCGAGAGATGTACGATATCGATTTCGTCATGCTCGAGTCGAAAATATACTTTGAGCCTTACCTGGCGGTGCTCACTGCTTTGCAGCAGATGAATGAAGATAATTTTCCAATGGAGCCCTACCTAGTTAAAGGAGATAGGAACTCCCGACCACCAAGATATCTTACAAGCAATTACAGTACTacattaaaatacaaaaatatgttGCTACCCATTGCACAAGGTCAGCCCTGGCCACCGGCTCAACAGCTGGGTCTGGATGAGTCACAGTATCAGGCATTCAGATGCGCTTTGACCCAGGATTTTGCAGTGATTCAGGGTCCGCCGGGTACCGGCAAGACTTTCATCGCTCTTGAGATAGTCAGCACTCTACTGTCGAATCACGAGCACTGGAAGCGTTTCGGGCCAATTGTCGTTGTGTGTCTGACAAATCATGCGCTGGACCAGTTTCTCGAGGGCATACTTATCTTTACCGATTCTATAGTCCGCGTAGGCAGCCGATCAAAAAGCGAGAAAATGAAGAAGTACACCCTGATGGAGCGTAGAAAGATTGTGAGTACACCTAAGCACTCTGACGCGAGAGCCGTTATGTACGAGACAAAACACGAACTGGAGACCGTGCTAAGCTCAATGAAGAAGGCACGTTTGAATGTTCAGCTGTTAGAAACACCATACGCTATTGTACCCTTAGCCTGTCTAGTGAATTACCTCGGGGAGGAGGTGTTAAGATTTTCTTCAAACGAGGAGTTTGTCAAGTGGCTCTTGGGGGAAGAAATTGTTCAGAACTTGCGTTTTAAGAAGCCCGTGGAACCGGCGAAAACCGTGCAGGAGCAGTTGGACGATGGCCCTGGATATTACGACGACGATGAGAACCATATGGATAATGATTTGGAATTAAATTACGATTTTAAGGTTGACGATAATTTTGATCCGATTTTTCCCATAGAAAGTATTAATGCTAAATTTGAAAAGACCAGAGAAGACATCGAGGAGTACACACGCATGGCTGCGGAAAATAAAGACCTACAATTTGACCCGACTCCAGAGTGGAGAGAGATGTGCATGACGTTAACAAATCAGCGGTTACGTTTGCAA CAATATTTAGCTCAGCATCCATTACTCGGTGCGCGTCGTGATCGAGGTCGTAATATAACAAACGATTCTAACTGGAGGACGTACTGGCAGTGGGTATTGATAAGTCACCAAAGTGCGATGGACGAATTGGCTAAGCTAGAGCGGGAGTATCATCACTTGAATTTAAGGTTGAATGAGGTTAAGCAATACGTCGACTTAGATGTGCTCAAGGAGCACTTGATTGTCGGGCTGACAACGAATGGAGCTGCTAAGCTGCATTTATCTCTGCGCGCCCTTCGGGCTCCGATAG tgCTGGTGGAGGAAGCAGCTGAAATTTTGGAAGGCCACGTAGTCTGCTCTATGACTAAACACTGTCAACACGCGATTCTCATAGGGGACCATAAGCAGTTGCGGCCAAAGTCATCGGTCTATAAATTGGGAAAAGATTTTAACTTGAATATATCGCTCTTCGAGAGGATGGTGAAAACTAGGGGCGATTGTACACAGCTCGCACACCAGCACCGTATGCGACCAGAGTTTGCTAAACTGATAACGCCGTCGATCTACGATACCTTATACAATCACGAATCCGTGTTTAATCGTGATAATATCAAAGGTGTGGTGAAGAATCTTTTCTTTCTTCACCACGAGAATCACGAAAGCAGTCATAATAACGAAGAAAGTTATGCTAACCAGCACGAATGCGTGTTTTTGGTAGCTTTTGCTACGTATCTCATTAAGCAGGGCTATAACCCTTCAGAAATTACTATTCTTTGTACTTACACGGGGCAACTCTTTGCTCTTATGAAG GAAACAGGACGTTATACTATTCTCAAACAAATGCGAGTGACTACAGTGGACAACTATCAAGGcgaagagaataaaattattcttctGTCTCTTGTTCGAAACAATGGTGAAGGGAATACTGGCTTTCTCAAGGAGGAGAATAGAGTTTGCGTTGCATTATCGCGTGCACGTGATGGCATGTACATCATGGGTAATATGAACGATTTAGTGGTAAAAAATACTATCTGGCCCAAAATTAAAAAGGTTTTGGAAGAGGAAAATGCAATAGGCAATGCTCTTGAGTTAAGATGTCAGATTCATCCTCAGCAGATTACCCAG ATAAAAGACCTACAAGACTTTCAGAAATGTCCAGAGGGCGGCTGCTCCAAAAAATGTGACTTACCTTTGAGTTGCGGACATATTTGTACTAGTGTCTGTCATATATTGGACAGAGAACATAAGGAGTATTCTTGCAAACAGCCATGCACCATAAAGTGCCCGAACAATCATCTCTGTCCATTGCGATGCTATCAGGGTTGCAAGCCCTGTAAAGTTAAGGTGAGGCGAAAACTCCGATGTGGTCATACCATGGAGATGCTATGTTCAACAGATCCTGAAACGTTTGCGTGTACTTTCGTG ATCGATGCCATTCTACCAGACTGTAATCACGCCATCAAGAAGCCCTGCTATTTACCTATTAAAGATGCTGTATGCACTCACCCCTGCGAGGAAAATCGTTTGCCTTGTGGTCACGTTTGTGAACTGAAGTGTCACGTTACTAAAGATCCAGAGCATCTTCAG TATAAATGCTACAGAGAATGCCCTCGAATGTACGGCAATTGCGAGAAAAATCACCGCTGCAAGAAGCTATGTCACGAGCCATGCGGACCTTGTCCCATATTAGTCGAAAAAACTCGCTCCTGCAGGCACTTCTATAAGCAATTCGTATGTTCTAATAATGTAGAAGACATCAAGTGCGAAAGGCCTTGTACTCGTCCACGAACTTGCGGCCATAAGTGTCTATATAAATGCTGCGAACCCTGTCTCAACTGTCAATATAAA gtaataaaAAGAAGCTCTTGCGGCCATGACGTAGAAGTAAAATGTTGCGAAGAAGCCTCTCCATCCAAGTGCAGTAAGAAATGTACAAAACTATTAAATTGTGGCCACCCCTGTAGTAACAGATGCAAAGATGCTTGCACCACAGATTGTCAAGCTAAAGTAAAACTTCGTAATCCTGGATTATGTGGACATGTATTAGAAGTGCCATGCTATCTACAATCAACTG atCCAAAATCACAagaacttttgaaatattgtacGGCTTCATGTACAGAAGAACTAGAATGTAAGCACTTGTGTAAGGGAACTTGCGGAGCGTGCAAGCAAGGTCGATTGCACATCAGCTGTGCAGAGCCTTGCAATAACATTCTTATTTGTGGACATCA GTGTGAAGTGCCCTGTAGACTGGAATGCCAGCCATGTAAAAAGAAGTGTGAATTGAAATGCCGTCATAGTAAGTGTTCCCAGAAGTGTGGAATGCCCTGCACACCTTGCAAA GAAAAATGTGATTGGGGGTGCGAACATCGGCGATGTTCGAAACAATGCTCGGAACCATGTAATATAGAGCCTTGTAATGAACCTTGCAAAAAACTATTAAAGTGTGGCCATCCGTGTGTTGGATTTTGCGGCGATCCTTGTCCGCCATTGTGTAGAATATGCAATAAAGATGATCTAACAGAACTTTTCTTTGGTgatgaagatgaagaagatGCAAG ATTTGTATACCTAGAAGATTGCAATCATTGCATAGAAAGTGAAGGGTTAACAAAGTGGGTAACAAAGTTTAGCGAATTTGTACAGATGAAAGTATGTCCAAAATGCAAAACGCCCATAAGAAAATGCATGAGATTAATGAATCAAATAAAGAGTGATTTGAGAGATGTGATGAGCATCAaagaaaagaatttttcaCATAACcagaaaaatttagaaacGAAACAACTAGAACATATCGCAACATTAAGAATGATGTCAGCTGACAGATTTTTACCAG AATTTCCGAGCTTAAAAGAGTATTTGTCTGATTTGTGGAATCGAGGAATTCCAGTACAGAATCAAAAAAAGCAAGTTTTAAACGGACAAGAAATTGAAACTTTCCGTATCGTCCTTGATATTATAAGtcgtatatttaaaatattgtcgCATGTCAAAAATCGCAATGCTTCTGTTTATCAATATGTGAAACAGCAAGTTAATATGTTAGTGGAATCTCTTCCAAAAAATTGGCAAATCACTCGCCAATCTATCAAGGATACTGAGTCAGAGCTTTTACGTTTGAATTATCTG GTGGAACTATGCAAAGAAGATTACATATATTCTACTTTAATAAACAAAAGGGAATTTAGAACAACACTTTCTAAACTCTTAAGTATTCATagatttacaaataaattagaAGATGaagttaaaaaagaaataaaaagtttaatgCATTTGTTTAGCACTGAACTTAAAATAGAACGAGAAATGATTGTTAAAGCGATGGGTTTCAAGCAGGGCCACTGGTTCAAGTGTCCTAatggacatttttatactataGGCGAGTGTGGCGGTGCTATGCAACAAAGTAAATGCTTTGAATGTGGAGCTGCTATTGGTGGCTCCCAACATCGACTACTGAGCGATAATAGACTTGCGAGTGAAATCGATGGGGCTACGCGATCTGCCTGGCCTGGAAATTACCCATAA